One stretch of Rhodoferax lithotrophicus DNA includes these proteins:
- a CDS encoding ABC transporter ATP-binding protein produces MSTSENKLVLEAHDVAIHYGGVKAVDGVSLSLQKGQIHGLIGPNGAGKSTVIDAITGRRRLTRGKVSLAGVDVTHLGPTERRQRGLSRSFQRTSIFEQMLVRQQVELASYKMGVADPGADADAILQELDLMNLSHAVAADLGYGEQRRLDLALALVGRPSVLLLDEPMAGLSVQESHDLAKHLQALTSRWDVSVLLVEHDMDVVFGISNVVTVFELGRVIASGEPAVVRADPRVRTAYLGSAA; encoded by the coding sequence ATGAGCACATCTGAAAACAAACTGGTATTGGAGGCGCACGACGTGGCCATCCACTACGGCGGGGTCAAGGCGGTGGACGGTGTGTCACTGTCGCTCCAAAAAGGGCAGATTCACGGCCTGATTGGCCCCAACGGTGCAGGCAAGTCCACCGTGATTGATGCCATCACCGGGCGCAGGCGTTTGACCCGTGGAAAAGTATCACTGGCAGGTGTCGATGTCACCCACCTGGGGCCGACCGAGCGCAGGCAACGGGGTTTGTCACGCAGTTTTCAGCGCACCAGTATTTTTGAGCAGATGCTGGTGCGCCAGCAGGTTGAGCTGGCTTCCTACAAGATGGGGGTGGCTGACCCGGGCGCTGATGCCGATGCCATTTTGCAAGAGCTGGACTTGATGAACCTGTCGCATGCGGTGGCGGCCGACCTGGGCTATGGCGAACAACGCCGCCTGGATCTGGCCCTGGCGCTGGTCGGACGGCCTTCGGTGTTGCTGCTGGATGAACCGATGGCAGGCCTGTCGGTGCAGGAATCGCATGATCTTGCCAAACACCTGCAAGCCCTGACCTCGCGCTGGGATGTGTCGGTGCTGCTGGTGGAACACGACATGGATGTGGTGTTTGGTATTTCCAACGTGGTCACCGTGTTTGAGCTGGGCCGCGTGATCGCCAGTGGTGAGCCTGCGGTGGTGCGCGCCGACCCACGAGTACGAACCGCCTACCTGGGGAGCGCAGCATGA
- a CDS encoding 3-hydroxyacyl-CoA dehydrogenase NAD-binding domain-containing protein: MYELHGTIAVITLNNPPVNSLSAALRQHIAAAVRQAELDPAVTGLVLIGHTKAFSAGADVTEFGTPLQLAEPMLGQLLAHIEACPKPVVAALSGVALGGGLELALACHGRVALETARLGLPEINLGLIPGAGGTQRLPRLAGLSTALAMIQSGAPQTGKQLAESGLLDQVVAEDLLPAALQRAAELARLGAPFPQARERSLDPVLVQKFVSEQQDKLTPRQRLQSAYTAQLEALSAAASDWPEGLRRERELFLQLQSSSQSQALRYQFFAEREAGKLPVVWQAEPRAVHTVAIIGAGTMGAGIAICALNAGLRVILLEQDDAALQRGQQRVTEHYQSRVQAGKMKATVAAAAEARLVPSTDWTQLVQADLVIEAVFEDLAVKQEVFKKIDAHARPGAVLATNTSYLDVDAIAHMTQRPADVLGLHFFSPANVMKLLEVVRGTHTAADVLATGMALGKTLKKLPVLTGNAFGFIGNRIYNAYRKQCEFMLEDGAWPEEVDSALQAFGLAMGPFAVADLSGLDIAWRMRKAQAASRDPRERYVAILDQLCEQGRLGRKTGAGYYSYSAGRQVKTTDAVVRDIITQASTQRGITRHTLTATDIQRRALLAMVNDAALLLAEGVASRASDIDVVLAQGYGFPRWEGGPVFWARQQDRAALEQDLHTMAAQSGHGFKVADLSVLLD; this comes from the coding sequence ATGTATGAACTCCACGGCACGATTGCCGTCATCACGCTGAACAACCCACCCGTGAACAGCCTGAGTGCGGCCTTGCGCCAACACATTGCCGCCGCCGTGCGCCAAGCCGAATTGGACCCTGCCGTGACAGGCCTGGTGCTGATCGGCCATACCAAAGCGTTTTCTGCCGGGGCCGATGTCACCGAATTTGGAACACCCTTGCAATTGGCTGAGCCGATGCTTGGCCAGTTGTTGGCGCACATCGAAGCCTGCCCAAAACCGGTGGTAGCCGCCCTGAGTGGGGTGGCGCTGGGGGGTGGGCTGGAGCTGGCCCTGGCCTGCCATGGCCGTGTGGCGCTGGAGACGGCCAGATTAGGCCTGCCGGAAATCAACCTGGGGCTGATCCCAGGCGCAGGCGGCACACAGCGTTTGCCACGCCTGGCAGGCCTCAGCACCGCGCTGGCCATGATCCAAAGCGGCGCACCACAAACCGGCAAACAATTGGCCGAGTCTGGTTTGCTTGACCAAGTGGTGGCGGAAGATCTGTTACCGGCGGCCCTGCAGCGAGCCGCTGAACTGGCCCGTCTGGGTGCGCCTTTTCCCCAGGCGCGTGAGCGTTCTCTTGATCCGGTGCTGGTACAGAAATTTGTCAGTGAACAACAAGACAAGCTCACCCCGCGCCAACGCCTGCAAAGCGCCTACACCGCCCAGCTCGAAGCCTTGAGCGCCGCCGCCAGTGACTGGCCAGAGGGCTTGCGCCGTGAACGTGAGCTGTTTTTGCAGTTGCAGTCCAGCAGCCAGTCTCAAGCACTGCGGTACCAGTTTTTTGCCGAACGCGAAGCCGGCAAGTTACCCGTGGTCTGGCAGGCGGAGCCACGTGCTGTCCACACCGTGGCCATCATTGGCGCAGGCACCATGGGCGCGGGTATTGCCATTTGTGCGCTGAATGCCGGTTTACGGGTGATCTTGCTGGAGCAGGACGATGCCGCCTTGCAGCGCGGCCAGCAGCGTGTGACCGAGCATTACCAAAGCCGTGTCCAGGCCGGAAAAATGAAGGCGACTGTGGCCGCTGCCGCAGAAGCCCGCCTGGTCCCCAGCACAGACTGGACGCAGCTGGTCCAGGCGGATCTGGTGATCGAGGCGGTGTTTGAAGACCTGGCCGTCAAACAAGAGGTGTTCAAAAAAATCGATGCCCACGCCCGCCCCGGTGCGGTGCTGGCCACCAATACCTCGTACCTGGACGTGGATGCCATTGCCCACATGACCCAGCGCCCGGCCGATGTGCTGGGGCTGCACTTTTTCAGCCCGGCCAATGTCATGAAACTGCTGGAGGTGGTGCGTGGCACCCATACGGCGGCAGACGTGTTGGCCACCGGCATGGCCTTGGGCAAGACTCTGAAAAAACTGCCGGTGCTGACCGGTAATGCGTTTGGTTTTATTGGCAACCGCATCTACAACGCTTACCGCAAGCAGTGTGAATTCATGCTGGAAGACGGGGCCTGGCCCGAAGAGGTGGACAGCGCGTTACAAGCCTTTGGTTTGGCCATGGGGCCGTTTGCCGTGGCCGACTTGTCCGGGCTGGACATTGCCTGGCGCATGCGCAAGGCACAGGCCGCCAGCCGTGACCCGCGTGAGCGCTACGTGGCCATCCTCGACCAACTGTGTGAGCAGGGTCGGCTGGGACGCAAAACCGGCGCGGGTTATTACAGCTACAGCGCGGGCAGGCAGGTCAAAACCACCGATGCCGTGGTGCGCGACATCATTACCCAGGCCTCCACACAACGCGGCATCACCCGGCACACCCTCACGGCCACCGACATCCAGCGCCGTGCCTTGCTGGCCATGGTCAATGATGCGGCACTGCTGCTGGCCGAAGGGGTGGCCAGCCGTGCCAGTGACATCGACGTGGTGCTGGCCCAGGGCTATGGATTTCCGCGCTGGGAAGGTGGCCCGGTGTTCTGGGCCCGCCAGCAAGACCGCGCCGCACTGGAACAAGACCTGCACACCATGGCCGCCCAGTCGGGGCACGGCTTCAAGGTGGCCGATTTGTCCGTGCTGCTTGACTGA
- a CDS encoding SDR family NAD(P)-dependent oxidoreductase, translating into MKETPLHKTSQRVAIVTGAAHGIGWATAQQLAADGYRVALLDLQADAVSARATELGASHLGLGCDVSSEPSVATAVTQVMDSWGRIDVLVNNAGIGDQTGPTVTQNVAAFDRVLSVHLRGTFLMSQAVAPIMLQTTPQGKLGRGAIVNLGSIASLTGLPTRNAYSAAKAGILGMTRAMASEWARAGIRVNAVAPGYVRTELINKLERQGAIDAQGIAHRTPMGRMAEPAEIAEVITFLASPKASYITGALLPVDGGWTAFGGVASALSPLEAEVSA; encoded by the coding sequence ATGAAGGAGACTCCATTGCACAAAACCAGCCAGCGGGTGGCCATCGTCACCGGCGCAGCCCATGGCATTGGCTGGGCGACCGCGCAGCAACTGGCCGCTGACGGCTACCGGGTGGCCTTGCTTGATCTGCAGGCCGATGCCGTCTCGGCGCGGGCCACCGAGTTGGGCGCGTCCCACCTGGGGCTGGGGTGTGATGTGTCATCAGAACCCAGTGTGGCAACAGCCGTCACCCAAGTCATGGACAGCTGGGGCCGGATTGATGTGCTGGTGAACAACGCAGGCATCGGTGACCAGACCGGCCCCACGGTGACACAAAACGTGGCGGCATTTGACCGGGTGTTGTCGGTGCATCTGCGCGGCACTTTCCTGATGAGCCAGGCGGTTGCCCCAATCATGCTTCAAACCACCCCGCAGGGAAAGTTGGGGCGTGGTGCCATCGTCAACCTGGGCTCGATTGCCAGCCTGACCGGGCTACCCACACGCAACGCCTACAGCGCAGCCAAGGCCGGCATTCTGGGCATGACCCGCGCCATGGCCAGCGAATGGGCCCGTGCCGGTATTCGTGTGAATGCAGTGGCACCCGGTTATGTGCGCACGGAGCTGATCAACAAACTGGAGCGCCAAGGGGCCATCGATGCCCAGGGTATTGCGCACCGCACTCCCATGGGCCGTATGGCCGAGCCCGCCGAAATTGCCGAGGTGATTACTTTCCTGGCCTCCCCCAAAGCCAGCTACATCACCGGAGCCCTGTTGCCGGTGGATGGCGGCTGGACAGCTTTTGGCGGTGTGGCATCTGCATTGAGCCCGCTTGAGGCCGAGGTGAGCGCATGA
- a CDS encoding branched-chain amino acid ABC transporter permease has protein sequence MLTINLFNGLVYGALLIIMCSGLALIYGLRRVVNFAHGSLYMLGAYIGYSIAGYSNFWVALVAAPAIMAVLGVLLDRYGFRLLQDRDPLSVVLVTFGLLLVIEDVVLTVWGKSNFSMSAPAALNTTLDLLGTPVPAYRVAVIVVGALVAVGLTLWLRNSKIGLFVRAASTDPTTTAMQGVNTDVLSAGVVGLGTALAGLAGVVAAPFLSLSPSMSSDVIIDSFVVVVIGGLGSLAGAFVAAMVLGMIQALGAVYLPDAAALLPFGLMVAVLIWKPAGFAGSRT, from the coding sequence ATGCTGACCATTAACCTGTTCAACGGCCTGGTTTACGGCGCGTTGCTGATCATCATGTGCTCGGGCCTGGCGCTGATTTACGGCCTGCGCCGGGTGGTGAATTTTGCCCATGGATCTCTTTACATGCTGGGGGCTTACATTGGGTATTCGATTGCCGGCTACAGCAACTTCTGGGTCGCCCTGGTGGCCGCACCGGCCATCATGGCGGTGCTGGGGGTGTTGCTGGACCGTTATGGCTTTCGCCTGCTGCAAGACCGTGACCCCTTGAGTGTGGTGCTGGTCACCTTTGGGCTGCTGCTGGTCATTGAAGACGTGGTGCTCACCGTCTGGGGAAAAAGCAATTTTTCCATGTCAGCCCCTGCAGCGCTGAACACCACCTTGGACTTGCTGGGTACCCCGGTGCCAGCCTACCGGGTGGCAGTGATTGTGGTGGGGGCACTGGTGGCCGTGGGGCTGACCCTGTGGCTGCGCAACTCCAAGATTGGCCTGTTTGTGCGTGCCGCCAGCACCGACCCCACCACCACCGCCATGCAGGGTGTGAACACCGATGTGCTGAGCGCCGGAGTGGTTGGCCTGGGCACGGCTTTGGCGGGTCTGGCAGGGGTGGTGGCCGCACCGTTTTTGTCGCTTTCACCCTCCATGAGCAGTGACGTGATTATTGATTCGTTTGTGGTGGTGGTGATTGGGGGCTTGGGCTCGCTGGCCGGTGCTTTTGTTGCAGCCATGGTGCTGGGCATGATCCAGGCGCTGGGTGCAGTCTATTTGCCCGATGCCGCTGCACTGTTGCCCTTTGGCCTGATGGTCGCCGTGTTGATCTGGAAACCCGCCGGGTTTGCCGGTAGCCGTACATAA
- a CDS encoding electron transfer flavoprotein subunit alpha/FixB family protein, giving the protein MTHLANILVVAEHDNASLKAATLNTVTAASQCGGDVHVLVAGHNAAAAAAAAAQIAGVSKVLHIEADTLAHGLAENLTAQIVALATGYSHLLFAATPAGKNVAPRVAAKLNVAQISDIARVISADTFERPIYAGNAIATVQSLDAIKVITVRGTGFDAAAQSAQAQAAIETVAAVAVPGSTTYLGSEIAKNDRPELTEAKIIVSGGRAMGSQEKFAEVLTPLADMLGAAIGASRAAVDAGYAANDLQVGQTGKIVAPQLYIAAGISGAIQHLAGMKDSKVIVAINKDPEAPIFSVADYGLEADLFVAVPELVAAL; this is encoded by the coding sequence ATGACCCATCTCGCAAATATTCTTGTTGTGGCCGAACACGACAACGCCAGCCTCAAGGCTGCCACCCTCAACACCGTGACCGCAGCCAGCCAATGTGGCGGTGACGTGCATGTGCTGGTAGCCGGCCACAACGCAGCAGCAGCTGCTGCCGCAGCGGCCCAGATTGCCGGTGTCAGCAAAGTCCTGCACATCGAAGCCGACACCCTGGCCCACGGCCTGGCAGAAAACCTGACTGCCCAGATTGTTGCCCTGGCCACTGGCTACAGCCACCTGCTGTTTGCGGCCACCCCTGCTGGTAAAAACGTCGCCCCACGCGTGGCGGCCAAACTCAATGTGGCACAAATCTCTGACATCGCACGCGTCATCAGCGCCGACACCTTTGAGCGCCCGATCTACGCCGGTAACGCCATCGCCACCGTACAAAGCCTCGATGCCATCAAAGTGATCACCGTGCGCGGCACAGGTTTTGATGCTGCAGCGCAATCTGCACAAGCGCAAGCAGCTATTGAAACTGTAGCTGCTGTGGCTGTGCCCGGAAGCACCACTTACCTGGGCAGCGAAATTGCCAAGAATGACCGCCCGGAACTGACCGAAGCCAAGATCATCGTCAGCGGTGGCCGGGCCATGGGCTCACAAGAGAAGTTTGCCGAAGTGTTGACCCCCTTGGCCGACATGCTCGGTGCGGCCATTGGAGCCAGCCGTGCGGCGGTGGATGCAGGCTACGCTGCCAATGACCTGCAAGTGGGCCAGACCGGCAAGATCGTCGCGCCCCAGCTCTACATTGCCGCAGGCATCAGCGGTGCGATTCAGCACCTGGCCGGTATGAAAGACAGCAAGGTCATCGTGGCCATCAACAAAGACCCCGAAGCCCCGATCTTCAGCGTGGCGGACTATGGGCTGGAGGCTGATCTGTTTGTGGCTGTGCCTGAACTGGTGGCCGCGCTTTAA
- a CDS encoding ABC transporter substrate-binding protein, with amino-acid sequence MFKMKPLQRALVALTLTATLPLAALAQGKEPVKVGLVSSKSGVFAEQGGEVINAIKFAVEEANAKGGVDGRKVELSEADDESTPDAGRRVAEKLARDGYNLLIGAVPSSISLAIIQNLDRWDAAYFVQASKSDKITTDSCKARGIRTNHSDAMDIAMIKEWAKTLKGNTFATLGADYVWGRDSAESFKKAVESQGKKVPLSLYVPMGTKDFSPYIAQLKAANVDAIWVAEVGRDAIAFMKQAQEFGLVPKTPLLTHAMLSNFMINAVGAAYEGVPGNLGYSPDLDNPRNKDFVKSFKAKFNRLPTDVEGQAYNGIQVMFEGVKLAKSVKPEDVVKALRNNVTLDTIYGKVALRAADNQLVLPNYVGRVKKVDGGLRQVVEQTFDASLTPPASPLCKM; translated from the coding sequence ATGTTCAAAATGAAACCCCTGCAACGCGCCCTGGTGGCCCTGACCCTCACTGCAACCCTGCCGCTGGCCGCACTGGCCCAGGGCAAGGAGCCGGTCAAAGTGGGCCTGGTGTCCTCCAAATCTGGCGTGTTTGCCGAACAAGGTGGTGAAGTCATCAATGCCATCAAGTTTGCGGTGGAAGAAGCCAATGCCAAGGGTGGTGTCGATGGCCGCAAGGTCGAGCTGTCCGAAGCGGACGACGAGAGCACACCCGATGCGGGCCGCCGTGTCGCCGAAAAACTGGCCCGTGACGGCTACAACCTGCTGATTGGTGCAGTGCCCTCCTCCATCTCGCTGGCCATCATCCAGAACCTGGACCGCTGGGATGCCGCCTATTTTGTGCAGGCCTCCAAGTCTGACAAGATCACCACCGACAGCTGCAAGGCACGTGGCATTCGCACCAACCACTCTGATGCCATGGACATCGCCATGATCAAGGAGTGGGCCAAGACCCTCAAGGGCAATACTTTTGCCACCCTGGGTGCAGACTATGTCTGGGGCCGTGACTCGGCCGAATCGTTCAAGAAGGCGGTGGAATCCCAAGGCAAAAAAGTACCGTTGAGCCTGTATGTGCCGATGGGCACCAAGGACTTTTCGCCTTACATCGCCCAGCTCAAGGCCGCCAATGTGGACGCGATCTGGGTGGCCGAGGTGGGGCGTGATGCGATTGCCTTCATGAAACAGGCGCAGGAGTTTGGCCTGGTGCCCAAAACCCCGCTGCTGACTCACGCCATGCTGTCCAACTTCATGATCAACGCCGTGGGTGCGGCCTACGAAGGTGTACCGGGTAACCTGGGCTACTCGCCCGATCTGGACAACCCGCGCAACAAGGACTTTGTCAAATCCTTCAAGGCCAAGTTCAACCGCCTGCCGACCGACGTGGAAGGCCAGGCCTACAACGGCATCCAGGTCATGTTTGAAGGTGTCAAGCTGGCCAAGAGTGTCAAGCCTGAAGACGTGGTCAAGGCCTTGCGCAACAACGTCACCCTCGACACCATCTACGGCAAGGTAGCCTTGCGTGCCGCCGACAACCAGCTGGTGCTGCCCAACTACGTGGGCCGGGTCAAGAAGGTGGACGGCGGCTTGCGCCAGGTGGTGGAGCAGACTTTTGATGCCAGCCTGACCCCACCCGCATCCCCCTTGTGCAAGATGTAA
- a CDS encoding electron transfer flavoprotein subunit beta/FixA family protein, with protein MKVLVAVKRVVDYNVKIRVKSDNTGVDTANVKMSMNPFDEIAIEEAVRLKEKGVATEIIAVSCGITQCQETLRTAMAIGADRAILVESNEDLQPLAVAKLLKALADKEQLGLIILGKQAIDDDCNQTGQMLAALADLPQATFASKVEVVDGKLIASREVDGGSEKLSLSLPAVITADLRLNEPRYVTLPNIMKAKKKPLEVVKPEDLGVDVAPRIKTLKVTEPPKRSAGIKVPDVATLVAKLKTEAKVI; from the coding sequence ATGAAGGTTTTGGTCGCAGTTAAGCGTGTGGTGGACTACAACGTGAAAATCCGCGTCAAGTCGGACAACACGGGTGTAGACACCGCCAACGTCAAAATGAGCATGAACCCGTTTGACGAAATCGCCATCGAAGAAGCCGTGCGCCTGAAAGAAAAAGGTGTGGCCACCGAGATCATCGCCGTCTCCTGCGGCATCACCCAATGCCAGGAAACCCTGCGCACCGCTATGGCCATTGGTGCGGATCGTGCCATCCTGGTGGAAAGTAACGAAGACCTGCAACCCCTGGCGGTGGCCAAGCTGCTCAAAGCACTGGCGGACAAGGAACAACTCGGCCTGATCATCCTGGGCAAACAAGCCATTGACGACGACTGCAACCAGACTGGCCAAATGCTCGCCGCTCTGGCTGACCTGCCCCAGGCCACCTTTGCCAGCAAGGTCGAAGTGGTGGACGGCAAACTCATCGCCTCCCGCGAAGTTGACGGTGGCAGCGAAAAACTCAGCCTCAGCCTGCCCGCGGTCATCACCGCTGACCTGCGCCTGAACGAGCCCCGCTACGTCACCCTGCCCAACATCATGAAGGCCAAGAAAAAGCCGCTGGAAGTGGTCAAGCCGGAAGACCTGGGTGTCGATGTCGCCCCCCGCATCAAAACCCTCAAAGTCACCGAGCCGCCCAAGCGCAGTGCCGGCATCAAAGTGCCTGATGTCGCCACCCTCGTTGCCAAACTGAAAACTGAAGCCAAGGTGATCTAA
- a CDS encoding branched-chain amino acid ABC transporter permease, producing the protein MSFQRLSLTTLIALAMGVAVTWAASTNLLALLTQAVIYAVFAIGVGVLLRQNGMVSFGHALFFGFSGYVVGILLQTKAMPAELAILATLLATTLMAFVMGLVIVRVPGVAFGMLTLAIGQMFFLTASRSRGLTGGADGMSIEWPASLFGVAQSQLLKPGTMFLICWVTLVLVLVLLTLLLRTRFGSITEAVRDNEERARFIGIRTLVPRATVYALSAAVTAVAGLLSALNTGFVSPENLHWSLSGVALMMVVVGGHKVLWGPAVGAVVYFLAKDILGSYANHWMAIFGIALITVIVFAPSGIAGTLAKWLRGQGAPGPLSKTLGH; encoded by the coding sequence ATGTCTTTTCAACGACTCAGTCTCACCACCCTCATCGCCCTGGCCATGGGTGTGGCCGTCACATGGGCAGCCAGCACCAACCTGCTGGCGCTGCTGACCCAGGCCGTGATCTATGCGGTATTTGCCATTGGCGTAGGGGTGCTGCTGCGGCAAAACGGCATGGTCAGTTTTGGTCATGCGCTGTTCTTCGGTTTTTCCGGCTATGTGGTTGGCATCTTGCTGCAAACCAAAGCCATGCCCGCCGAGCTGGCGATTCTGGCCACGCTGCTGGCCACCACCTTGATGGCGTTTGTCATGGGCCTGGTGATTGTGCGGGTGCCCGGTGTAGCCTTTGGCATGCTGACGCTGGCCATCGGGCAAATGTTTTTTCTGACCGCCTCACGTTCACGCGGTCTCACCGGCGGGGCCGATGGCATGAGCATCGAGTGGCCTGCCAGCTTGTTTGGTGTCGCCCAGTCGCAACTGCTCAAGCCCGGCACGATGTTCCTGATCTGCTGGGTCACCCTGGTGCTGGTGCTGGTGCTGTTGACATTGCTGCTGCGCACCCGCTTTGGCAGCATCACCGAGGCGGTGCGTGACAACGAAGAACGGGCCCGCTTCATTGGTATCCGCACCTTGGTGCCCCGCGCTACGGTCTATGCCCTGTCTGCCGCAGTGACCGCTGTGGCCGGGTTGCTGTCGGCACTCAACACCGGCTTTGTGTCACCGGAAAACCTGCACTGGAGCCTTTCTGGTGTGGCGTTGATGATGGTGGTGGTGGGCGGGCACAAGGTGTTGTGGGGACCCGCAGTGGGTGCTGTGGTCTATTTTCTGGCCAAGGACATTCTGGGCAGTTATGCCAACCACTGGATGGCGATCTTTGGCATCGCCTTGATCACCGTCATTGTGTTTGCCCCTTCGGGCATTGCCGGAACCTTGGCCAAATGGCTTCGCGGGCAAGGCGCACCGGGGCCGCTGAGCAAAACATTGGGGCATTGA
- a CDS encoding ABC transporter ATP-binding protein, which yields MTALLKLDKVNAFYGAAHILYDLDLTVNAGERVALIGRNGVGKTTVVNTILGLATLRGGQIHLGAYALPKPRTYMAAQHGVVVVPQGRRIVANLSVEENLLLGAATGRKGPWTVPQIYKLFPILQERAHTPGTALSGGQQQMLAVGRALMANPSLILLDEPTEGLAPVIVDQLAEIFNKVADQGTALLLIEQNMSLVVRVAHRYCAMAKGAVVAQGAVENTRESLLNLENHVMV from the coding sequence ATGACCGCCTTGCTGAAACTGGACAAAGTCAACGCGTTTTATGGCGCAGCCCACATCCTGTATGACCTGGATCTGACCGTCAACGCCGGTGAGCGGGTGGCCCTGATCGGGCGCAATGGGGTGGGCAAAACCACGGTGGTCAACACCATTCTGGGTTTGGCCACATTACGTGGAGGGCAGATTCACCTGGGCGCTTATGCCTTGCCAAAACCACGCACCTACATGGCGGCACAACACGGCGTGGTGGTAGTGCCGCAAGGGCGGCGTATTGTGGCCAACCTCTCGGTCGAAGAAAACCTGCTGCTGGGTGCGGCAACCGGCCGCAAAGGCCCGTGGACAGTGCCTCAAATCTACAAGCTGTTCCCCATTTTGCAAGAGCGTGCCCATACCCCTGGCACAGCGCTCTCGGGCGGGCAGCAGCAAATGCTGGCGGTTGGGCGTGCCCTGATGGCCAACCCGTCGCTGATTCTGCTTGATGAGCCCACCGAAGGTCTGGCCCCGGTGATCGTTGATCAACTGGCCGAAATTTTCAACAAGGTGGCAGACCAGGGCACGGCCCTGCTGCTGATTGAGCAAAACATGAGCCTGGTGGTGCGTGTGGCACACCGGTATTGCGCCATGGCCAAAGGAGCGGTGGTGGCGCAAGGCGCAGTGGAAAACACCCGCGAGAGCCTGCTCAACCTTGAAAACCATGTGATGGTTTGA